The genomic DNA AGCGCGGCGACGTAGGTGCGGCTCATCGTTCCCGTCCGTGACCGAGTTCGCGGGAGATGGCCCGACCGGTGTCGACCACCGCGTCGACCATGTCCGGGCGGGGCTTACCGCGTCCGTCGTACAGCCGGTCGATCAATCCCTCGATGCCGACCACGGCGACGACGTAGCCGCCCCGGTCGCGGATGGGGGCGGCCAGACCGGCGACGTCCGGGTCCACCTCGCCCAGCGCGCGCGCCCAGCCGAGGTCCCGCACGGCGGCGAGCTCCCGCTGCAACAGCACCCGATCGGTGATGGTCCGGTGGGTGTAGACCGGGAGCTCGGCCCGCAGGGCCCGGCGCGCGGCCCCCGGGTCGTGCGCCAACAGGACCTTGCCCAGTGCACTGGCGTGCAGCGGTACCTGCGCGCCAGTGGTCAGCACCTGGGTGCCCCCGCCGGCCCGGAAGACATGGTGGGCGACCTCCGCCCGCCCCCGGTAGTAGGTGGCCACCCGAGCGGACTCCCCGGTGCGGGCGGCCAGCGTGTCCGTCCAGTTCATGGCCCGCGACCGCAGCTCGTTGGGGTCGAACCGTTGACCGCGACCGACCTCGAACAGGTCGGACGCCACCTGGTACGGGCCGTTCGCCTCGGGTTGTTCGACAAAACCGACGTCGGCCAGCGTGCGCAGGATGCCGTGTGCGGTGGGCTTGGCCAGGCCCAGAGCCGACGCGATCTGGGCCAGGGCCAAGGGTTCGTCCTCGTCGGCCAGCAGCCGCAGGATGGCCGCCGCACGCTCGACCGACTGGACATTCCCCGGCACCGGCGCCGCCTTCCGCAGTCCGAACCCGTCGTCGTCCCGGCCGGGCGACCCCCAGCTCGGTCGTTCGACAATGCCGAACGCTTCCGATTGTAGGAGTCCGGAGCCGTCGATACGTTCGTTGCATCACGCACGACACCCCACCGGACGGCGGTGCGGACCGGGGTCGGATGTTCACGGGCTTTTCGATCGACACGGCCCGGTCGCGGCGCACGCGCCGACCGGCTGTCACCGCCGCTCGACGAGAGCGTGTCGATCAGGCTGATTCGAAGGGGAACAGCACACATGGCTTCGCAGAACTCCGTCCTCAACCCGACCACCCGCGCCCGTGCCCTCGACGAGATGGCGGCTCGCGAACTC from Nakamurella flava includes the following:
- a CDS encoding IclR family transcriptional regulator translates to MPGNVQSVERAAAILRLLADEDEPLALAQIASALGLAKPTAHGILRTLADVGFVEQPEANGPYQVASDLFEVGRGQRFDPNELRSRAMNWTDTLAARTGESARVATYYRGRAEVAHHVFRAGGGTQVLTTGAQVPLHASALGKVLLAHDPGAARRALRAELPVYTHRTITDRVLLQRELAAVRDLGWARALGEVDPDVAGLAAPIRDRGGYVVAVVGIEGLIDRLYDGRGKPRPDMVDAVVDTGRAISRELGHGRER